One stretch of Microbacterium terrae DNA includes these proteins:
- the eda gene encoding bifunctional 4-hydroxy-2-oxoglutarate aldolase/2-dehydro-3-deoxy-phosphogluconate aldolase, protein MSIIDDRIFSYGIVPVVVARTADEGAAIAGALADGGLPVAEVTFRTPAAADAIARVAERGDILLGAGTVTTTAQVDRAVAAGAQYIVSPGTSRAVVERALEHGVPVIPGAVTATEVQAALELGLTTVKFFPAQTSGGAAAIRALAAPFGDVTFLPTGGIGPANLADYLGIAQVAAVGGSWMLPASAVEARAWGEISAATADAVAAVQSLRGLD, encoded by the coding sequence ATGAGCATCATCGACGATCGGATCTTCTCGTACGGCATCGTTCCCGTGGTGGTGGCACGGACGGCGGACGAGGGCGCAGCCATCGCCGGCGCACTTGCCGATGGGGGGCTCCCGGTCGCCGAGGTGACGTTCCGCACCCCGGCGGCAGCGGACGCCATCGCCCGCGTCGCCGAGCGCGGCGACATCCTCCTCGGCGCCGGCACCGTGACGACGACCGCGCAGGTCGATCGGGCGGTCGCGGCCGGTGCGCAGTACATCGTCTCGCCCGGCACCTCGCGGGCGGTCGTCGAGCGCGCGCTCGAGCACGGCGTCCCCGTGATCCCGGGTGCCGTGACCGCCACGGAGGTGCAGGCGGCTCTGGAGCTCGGCCTCACCACCGTGAAGTTCTTCCCGGCACAGACCTCGGGCGGAGCGGCGGCCATCCGGGCGCTCGCGGCGCCGTTCGGCGATGTCACGTTCCTCCCGACCGGCGGCATCGGTCCGGCGAACCTCGCGGACTATCTCGGCATCGCCCAGGTCGCCGCCGTCGGCGGGTCGTGGATGCTTCCCGCCTCGGCGGTCGAAGCGCGGGCGTGGGGCGAGATCTCGGCCGCGACGGCGGATGCGGTCGCCGCGGTGCAGAGCCTCCGCGGGCTCGACTGA
- a CDS encoding gluconokinase produces MIILALESSTTSAKTMLFDSETGEVSVRSRRFEVPDTSVRDADAVYTQLMALGREAAAGAAVDLIVLSGTWHGLTLVDDDLRALTPVREWPDTSAQNLSARERLDRDFTWWYYERTGSMVNAIYPAFKLMWLREQGMRIDGLRAMDQPTLNFARLTGEVSSNPSVASGTGLLGAESAQWDEEVVERLGLRGVILPELHESTHTAPLAREAAVLLGLRAGIPVLTPGPDGGLSQVGDLATNPGDMTFSMGTSGALRFATRHPSFSPALSTWSYRSPVGPLSGAATSGCGNCVDWARERLFGLTTDYSEIEPLLSADRRDLPVFLPFLFGERSPGWQDQRRGGLVELRPEHSRADMYQAVLEGIVFSLFHCFKELTALNGMPRRIVLSGGVLSSPFWTQLTADVFGTEMEVSTLQHSSVVGAVRMGLVASGASERHPAFDDAEPRFVQPRPERRAQYDEAFARYLDHYSQTRPGSETAR; encoded by the coding sequence ATGATCATCCTGGCCCTCGAGTCCAGCACCACCTCCGCGAAGACGATGCTCTTCGATTCCGAGACCGGCGAGGTCTCGGTCCGCAGCCGCCGGTTCGAGGTGCCCGACACCTCGGTGCGCGACGCCGACGCGGTGTACACCCAGCTGATGGCGCTCGGCCGGGAGGCGGCCGCCGGAGCGGCCGTGGACCTCATCGTGCTGAGCGGCACCTGGCATGGACTCACGCTCGTCGACGACGACCTCCGGGCGCTCACGCCGGTGCGGGAGTGGCCCGACACGAGCGCGCAGAACCTCAGCGCCCGTGAGCGCCTCGACCGCGACTTCACGTGGTGGTACTACGAGCGCACGGGCAGCATGGTCAACGCCATCTACCCCGCGTTCAAGCTCATGTGGCTGCGCGAACAGGGCATGCGGATCGACGGTCTGCGGGCCATGGACCAGCCGACGCTCAACTTCGCCCGCCTGACCGGCGAGGTGTCGTCGAACCCCTCGGTGGCATCGGGCACCGGGCTCCTCGGCGCCGAGAGCGCGCAGTGGGACGAGGAGGTCGTGGAACGGCTGGGCCTGCGCGGTGTGATCCTGCCGGAGCTCCACGAGAGCACGCACACCGCTCCGCTCGCGCGCGAGGCGGCGGTGCTGCTCGGGCTGCGCGCCGGCATCCCGGTGCTCACCCCTGGTCCGGACGGCGGGCTCAGCCAGGTCGGCGATCTCGCCACCAACCCCGGCGACATGACGTTCTCGATGGGCACGAGCGGGGCGCTGCGCTTCGCGACGCGGCATCCGTCGTTCTCACCGGCGCTCAGCACCTGGTCGTACCGTTCGCCCGTCGGTCCGCTCAGCGGAGCGGCGACGTCGGGATGCGGCAACTGCGTCGACTGGGCGCGCGAGCGGCTCTTCGGGCTCACGACCGACTACTCCGAGATCGAGCCGCTGCTGTCGGCAGACCGCCGCGACCTCCCCGTGTTCCTGCCGTTCCTCTTCGGTGAGCGCAGCCCAGGTTGGCAGGATCAGCGCCGCGGCGGGCTCGTCGAGCTGCGCCCGGAGCACTCGCGCGCAGACATGTACCAGGCGGTGCTCGAGGGGATCGTGTTCTCGCTGTTCCACTGCTTCAAGGAGCTCACCGCGCTCAACGGCATGCCGCGGCGCATCGTCCTCTCCGGCGGAGTGCTCTCGTCGCCGTTCTGGACGCAGCTCACCGCCGATGTGTTCGGCACCGAGATGGAGGTCTCGACCCTGCAGCACAGCTCGGTCGTCGGAGCGGTGCGCATGGGCCTGGTCGCGAGCGGTGCGAGCGAACGGCATCCCGCGTTCGACGACGCCGAGCCGCGCTTCGTGCAGCCGCGTCCGGAGCGTCGCGCGCAGTACGACGAGGCGTTCGCCCGCTATCTCGACCACTACTCGCAGACCCGACCCGGATCGGAGACCGCACGATGA
- a CDS encoding ABC transporter permease, translating to MYMTYLRRELAGRKKQTIIVASGLAIAIALVMIVNSLAAGVSSAQAQALESVYGVGTDLTVTGAQAEPGEGGGGQRFEFDEEGGSTGDDGTTSLSQSRLMTEPMRATLDASTLDTVTATDGVAAASGALSLTNSTFSGELPERPDQSTDGGTDQGQQPQQGDAQQGGGGFGGGSFDVDSFTVLGIDASAAAIGPLSAVEVTDGRALETSDAGSYAVVLDATYATTAELAVGDTMDIGGTDFEVVGIVASTSDEADTASNAYIPLDVAQELSGAGDVLSTVYVQAESSDAIASVQEAIEAELPDATVSSQSDLASTVSGSLSSASSLITNLGTWLSVIVLVVALALAVLFTISGVSRRTREFGTLKAIGWSNGRVVGQVAGESVVQSLIGGVIGLIIGFAGILAINIAAPTISTAPTSTEQTGPGGGMMAGGGPGFGDASFAQTSSDIVLQAPVTLWVVAAAIGLAVAGGLLAGAFGGWRAARLSPAEALRSVG from the coding sequence ATGTACATGACCTATCTGCGGCGGGAGCTGGCCGGCCGCAAGAAGCAGACGATCATCGTCGCGTCGGGCCTGGCCATCGCCATCGCCCTCGTGATGATCGTGAACTCGCTGGCGGCGGGGGTGAGCAGCGCCCAGGCGCAGGCGCTCGAGTCGGTCTACGGCGTCGGCACCGACCTGACCGTGACCGGAGCCCAGGCCGAGCCCGGCGAAGGCGGGGGCGGTCAGCGATTCGAGTTCGACGAGGAGGGCGGCTCCACCGGCGACGACGGCACCACCTCGCTCAGCCAGTCGCGGCTGATGACCGAGCCGATGCGCGCGACGCTCGACGCGTCGACGCTCGACACGGTGACGGCGACCGACGGGGTCGCGGCCGCCTCGGGTGCGCTGAGCCTCACCAACAGCACCTTCTCGGGCGAGCTGCCCGAGCGGCCCGATCAGTCCACCGACGGCGGCACCGACCAGGGTCAGCAGCCGCAGCAGGGCGACGCCCAGCAGGGCGGCGGCGGCTTCGGCGGCGGGTCGTTCGACGTCGACTCGTTCACCGTGCTCGGCATCGACGCGTCCGCGGCGGCCATCGGCCCGCTGTCCGCGGTCGAGGTGACCGACGGTCGCGCCCTCGAGACGAGTGACGCCGGTTCGTACGCGGTCGTGCTCGACGCGACCTACGCGACGACCGCCGAACTCGCCGTCGGCGACACCATGGACATCGGCGGCACCGACTTCGAGGTCGTCGGCATCGTGGCATCCACCTCCGACGAGGCCGACACCGCGTCGAACGCCTACATCCCGCTCGATGTCGCACAGGAGCTGTCGGGAGCGGGCGACGTGCTCTCCACCGTGTACGTGCAGGCCGAGTCCTCCGACGCCATCGCGAGCGTGCAGGAGGCCATCGAGGCCGAGCTCCCCGACGCCACCGTCAGCTCGCAGTCCGATCTCGCATCGACCGTGTCGGGCTCGCTCTCGAGCGCATCCTCGCTCATCACGAACCTCGGCACGTGGCTCTCGGTCATCGTGCTCGTCGTCGCCCTCGCCCTCGCGGTGCTCTTCACCATCTCGGGTGTCTCGCGCCGCACGCGGGAGTTCGGCACGCTCAAGGCGATCGGCTGGTCCAACGGGCGCGTCGTCGGACAGGTCGCCGGCGAATCGGTCGTGCAGAGCCTGATCGGCGGCGTCATCGGCCTGATCATCGGCTTCGCCGGCATCCTCGCCATCAACATCGCCGCGCCGACGATCTCGACAGCGCCGACATCGACCGAGCAGACCGGCCCGGGCGGCGGCATGATGGCCGGCGGCGGGCCGGGCTTCGGCGACGCGTCGTTCGCGCAGACGTCGAGCGACATCGTGCTGCAGGCGCCGGTCACCCTCTGGGTCGTCGCAGCGGCCATCGGCCTGGCCGTCGCCGGCGGGCTCCTCGCCGGTGCGTTCGGCGGGTGGCGAGCTGCGCGCCTCAGCCCCGCCGAGGCGCTGCGATCGGTGGGCTGA
- a CDS encoding SDR family oxidoreductase — MAGPASIPIPLRGRRLADVTSILYIGGTGTISAACVRRSVALGHQVTVLNRGGARRPLPPEVTILQADVRDAGAVRAALGERRFDVVAEFLAFTPEHIRTDLDLFEGRTGQYVFISSASAYEKPPRRLPVTESTPLRNPFWQYSRDKIACEDVLVAAHRERGLPVTIIRPSHTYDERMIPTLGGWTDIARLRAGRPVIVHGDGTSLWTITHSDDFAVAFAGLLGNPEAIGEAFTITGSHAPSWNRIYGWLADAAGVSSPDLVHVASDAIAAFAPDLGPTLIGDKAHSMVFDNTKVTALVPDFRTTITFDEGARRILAYYDDHPEEQVIDEGRDAVFDRIAAFARSAG; from the coding sequence ATGGCGGGCCCGGCGTCGATCCCGATCCCGCTCCGCGGGCGTAGGCTCGCGGACGTGACGAGCATCCTCTACATCGGCGGCACCGGAACCATCAGCGCGGCCTGCGTGCGACGCTCGGTCGCCCTCGGCCATCAGGTGACCGTGCTCAACCGGGGCGGCGCACGCCGCCCGCTCCCGCCCGAGGTGACAATTCTGCAGGCGGACGTCCGCGATGCCGGCGCCGTCCGCGCCGCGCTGGGCGAGCGCCGCTTCGACGTGGTCGCGGAGTTCCTGGCCTTCACGCCCGAGCACATCCGCACCGACCTCGACCTGTTCGAGGGCCGCACCGGGCAGTACGTGTTCATCAGCTCGGCATCCGCCTACGAGAAGCCCCCGCGTCGACTCCCGGTGACCGAGTCCACGCCGCTGCGCAACCCGTTCTGGCAGTACTCCCGCGACAAGATCGCCTGCGAGGACGTCCTGGTCGCCGCCCATCGCGAGCGCGGTCTGCCGGTGACGATCATCCGCCCGTCGCACACCTATGACGAGCGGATGATCCCGACCCTCGGCGGCTGGACCGACATCGCGCGCCTGCGCGCCGGCCGCCCGGTGATCGTCCACGGCGACGGCACGAGCCTGTGGACCATCACGCACAGCGACGACTTCGCCGTCGCGTTCGCCGGGCTCCTGGGCAACCCCGAGGCGATCGGCGAGGCATTCACGATCACCGGTTCGCACGCGCCGTCGTGGAACCGGATCTACGGCTGGCTCGCGGATGCGGCAGGTGTCTCGAGCCCCGACCTCGTGCACGTGGCATCCGACGCCATCGCCGCGTTCGCCCCCGATCTCGGCCCGACGCTCATCGGCGACAAGGCACACTCCATGGTCTTCGACAACACGAAGGTCACTGCGCTCGTCCCCGACTTCCGCACCACGATCACGTTCGACGAGGGCGCCCGGCGGATTCTCGCGTATTACGACGACCACCCCGAGGAACAGGTGATCGACGAAGGCCGCGATGCGGTGTTCGATCGCATCGCGGCCTTCGCCCGGTCCGCCGGCTGA
- a CDS encoding FAD-binding oxidoreductase: MSNDDLGAGAVSTLIRPGDAEWDSARRFHSGIGSPAAIIRASSVDDVSDAVRYAAGQRLDVTIRGGGHSAWCGLPGGLTLDIGALDDVSVDGTLVHVGGGATWGAVAAVLAGHGLGISSGDTASVGVGGLTLGGGIGLMVRAWGLAADQLVGAQLVTARGAVVEIDDSSHSELMWALRGGGGNFGVVTRFDFRAHPLEGVVAASLGIEGDARPVLQTLRAVMADAPRELTVTYMDVPAMDPSAPAGASIEAVWAGSDVGAARAALAPLLALSQVSEREFGHTPYPDVLLHAPEFDPENPMPGFVGGNALVEVLDDDVIDRLVSFRESRPASVAMLRSLGGAYGDIEQSATAFPARGATWFAMAGAFDIPGMLDDDARAAAERDWAAIEALGAGVYGNFTTSTEADWATRMYPPETMARLAAVKREWDPTNVFCRNHNVVPA, translated from the coding sequence ATGAGCAACGACGACCTCGGCGCCGGTGCGGTCAGCACCCTCATCCGTCCGGGCGACGCGGAGTGGGACTCCGCGCGCCGCTTCCATTCCGGCATCGGCTCGCCGGCCGCGATCATCCGCGCGAGCTCCGTCGACGATGTCAGCGATGCCGTGCGCTACGCCGCCGGGCAGCGCCTCGACGTCACGATCCGCGGCGGCGGGCACAGTGCCTGGTGCGGTCTGCCCGGCGGCCTCACCCTCGACATCGGCGCGCTCGACGACGTGTCGGTCGACGGCACGCTTGTGCACGTCGGCGGGGGAGCGACGTGGGGCGCCGTCGCGGCGGTGCTGGCCGGTCACGGTCTCGGGATCAGCTCGGGCGACACCGCGTCGGTGGGGGTGGGCGGGCTCACGCTCGGGGGCGGCATCGGACTCATGGTGCGCGCGTGGGGTCTGGCAGCAGACCAGCTGGTGGGGGCTCAGCTGGTCACCGCGCGAGGAGCCGTCGTCGAGATCGACGACAGCTCGCACTCCGAGCTGATGTGGGCGCTGCGCGGCGGCGGAGGCAACTTCGGTGTGGTGACGCGGTTCGACTTCCGAGCGCATCCGCTCGAGGGCGTCGTCGCGGCGAGTCTCGGCATCGAGGGCGACGCCCGCCCGGTGCTGCAGACGCTGCGCGCCGTGATGGCCGACGCCCCGCGTGAGCTGACGGTGACGTACATGGACGTGCCGGCGATGGACCCGAGCGCACCGGCGGGGGCGTCCATCGAGGCGGTGTGGGCCGGGTCCGACGTCGGCGCCGCGCGTGCCGCCCTCGCACCGCTGCTCGCGCTGTCGCAGGTGAGCGAGCGCGAGTTCGGGCACACGCCGTACCCCGACGTGCTGCTGCACGCACCCGAGTTCGATCCCGAGAACCCGATGCCCGGGTTCGTCGGCGGCAACGCGCTGGTCGAGGTGCTCGACGACGACGTGATCGACCGCCTGGTGTCGTTCCGCGAGTCTCGGCCCGCCTCGGTCGCGATGCTGCGGTCGCTCGGCGGCGCCTATGGCGACATCGAGCAGTCGGCCACGGCGTTCCCCGCGCGTGGAGCCACGTGGTTCGCGATGGCCGGCGCCTTCGACATTCCGGGCATGCTCGACGACGACGCGCGGGCTGCGGCGGAGCGCGACTGGGCGGCCATCGAGGCGCTCGGTGCCGGGGTGTACGGCAACTTCACGACGTCGACCGAGGCGGACTGGGCGACCCGCATGTACCCGCCCGAGACCATGGCGCGCCTCGCGGCCGTCAAGCGCGAGTGGGACCCGACGAACGTGTTCTGCCGCAACCACAACGTGGTTCCCGCCTGA
- a CDS encoding response regulator transcription factor produces the protein MTASAPATALTRPDGSSLRVLVVDDEQMLTDLLSMALRMEGWEVRTAASGFEALQTAREFDPDAMVLDIMMPDLDGMAVLQRLRQSGDDVPVLFLTAKDAVGDRVAGLTAGGDDYVTKPFSLEEVVARLRGLMRRAGTAFAAGAEPILRVADLTLNEDSHEVERSGREIELTATEFELLRYLMRNQRRVVSKAQILDRVWNYDFGGRSSVVELYISYLRKKIDQNHEPLVHTVRGVGYMIKAPQ, from the coding sequence ATGACCGCCTCCGCACCCGCTACCGCACTCACCCGCCCCGACGGCTCGTCCCTGCGCGTGCTCGTCGTCGACGACGAGCAGATGCTCACCGACCTGCTGTCGATGGCGCTGCGGATGGAGGGCTGGGAGGTGCGCACCGCCGCCTCGGGCTTCGAGGCGCTGCAGACCGCCCGCGAGTTCGACCCCGACGCGATGGTGCTCGACATCATGATGCCCGACCTCGACGGCATGGCCGTGCTGCAGCGGCTGCGTCAGTCGGGCGACGATGTGCCGGTGCTGTTCCTCACCGCGAAAGACGCCGTCGGCGACCGGGTGGCCGGCCTGACCGCGGGCGGAGACGACTACGTCACGAAGCCCTTCAGCCTCGAAGAGGTCGTCGCGCGCCTGCGCGGGCTGATGCGTCGCGCGGGCACGGCGTTCGCCGCCGGCGCCGAGCCGATCCTGCGCGTCGCAGACCTGACGCTCAACGAGGACAGCCACGAGGTCGAGCGCAGCGGCCGGGAGATCGAGCTCACCGCGACGGAGTTCGAGCTGCTGCGCTATCTCATGCGCAACCAGCGCCGCGTCGTGTCGAAGGCGCAGATCCTCGACCGTGTCTGGAACTACGACTTCGGTGGGCGCTCGAGCGTCGTCGAGCTGTACATCTCGTACCTCCGCAAGAAGATCGACCAGAACCACGAGCCGCTCGTCCACACCGTCAGAGGCGTCGGCTACATGATCAAGGCCCCGCAATGA
- the gndA gene encoding NADP-dependent phosphogluconate dehydrogenase, translating into MTEQSANIGVVGLAVMGSNLARNLASREGNTVAVFNRSRSKTDELVADHPEAGFVPAFSYEEFAATLAKPRTAIIMVKAGGPTDAVIDSLVEVFEAGDIIVDGGNALFTDTIRREKAVRETGINFVGAGISGGEEGALLGPSIMPGGSDESWVTLGPILKSIAAVAEGEPCVTHVGHDGAGHFVKMVHNGIEYADMQLIAEAYDLIRRGTGKTPAEIADVFAEWNTGELESYLIEITAEVLRQIDAETGKPLVDVILDQAGAKGTGAWTVQTALSLGVPVSGIAEATFARSLSSHPEQRAVSRDLPGAEEELTVDDVDAFIEDVRLALYASKIVAYSQGFDEIRAGAAEYDWTIDLGAVSKIWRAGCIIRAQFLNRIADAYDAEPGLPVLLTAPYFVEALGRAQGAWRRIVSTAAGAGIPAPAFSSSLSYYDGLRAERLPAALVQGQRDFFGAHTYKRIDKEGTFHTLWSGDRTEIEAEDTH; encoded by the coding sequence GTGACCGAGCAGTCAGCGAATATCGGTGTGGTGGGACTTGCGGTGATGGGGTCCAACCTCGCCCGCAACCTGGCGAGCCGTGAAGGCAACACGGTGGCGGTCTTCAACCGCTCCCGGTCGAAGACCGACGAACTGGTCGCCGACCACCCTGAGGCGGGCTTCGTCCCCGCCTTCTCGTACGAGGAGTTCGCCGCGACGCTCGCCAAGCCCCGCACCGCGATCATCATGGTCAAGGCCGGCGGCCCGACCGACGCGGTCATCGACTCTCTCGTCGAGGTGTTCGAGGCCGGCGACATCATCGTCGACGGCGGCAATGCCCTCTTCACCGACACCATCCGCCGCGAGAAGGCCGTCCGCGAGACCGGCATCAACTTCGTCGGCGCCGGCATCTCGGGTGGCGAGGAGGGCGCACTCCTCGGCCCGTCGATCATGCCCGGCGGTTCGGACGAGTCGTGGGTCACCCTCGGCCCGATCCTGAAGTCGATCGCTGCGGTCGCCGAGGGCGAGCCGTGCGTCACGCACGTCGGCCACGACGGCGCCGGCCACTTCGTGAAGATGGTGCACAACGGCATCGAGTACGCCGACATGCAGCTCATCGCCGAGGCGTACGACCTGATCCGCCGCGGCACCGGCAAGACTCCGGCGGAGATCGCCGATGTGTTCGCCGAGTGGAACACCGGCGAGCTCGAGTCGTACCTCATCGAGATCACGGCCGAGGTGCTCCGCCAGATCGACGCCGAGACGGGCAAGCCGCTCGTCGACGTCATCCTCGACCAGGCCGGCGCCAAGGGCACCGGCGCGTGGACCGTGCAGACCGCCCTCTCGCTCGGCGTTCCGGTGTCGGGCATCGCCGAGGCGACGTTCGCCCGGTCGCTGTCGAGCCACCCCGAGCAGCGCGCGGTCTCGCGCGACCTGCCCGGCGCTGAAGAAGAGCTCACCGTCGACGACGTCGACGCCTTCATCGAGGATGTGCGCCTCGCCCTCTACGCGTCGAAGATCGTCGCGTACTCGCAGGGCTTCGACGAGATCCGCGCCGGTGCAGCCGAGTACGACTGGACCATCGACCTCGGCGCCGTGTCGAAGATCTGGCGTGCCGGCTGCATCATCCGCGCCCAGTTCCTCAACCGCATCGCCGACGCGTACGACGCCGAGCCGGGTCTTCCCGTGCTCCTCACCGCGCCGTACTTCGTCGAGGCCCTCGGCCGCGCCCAGGGTGCCTGGCGCCGGATCGTGTCGACCGCCGCAGGCGCCGGAATCCCGGCACCCGCGTTCTCGTCGTCGCTGTCGTACTACGACGGGCTGCGCGCCGAGCGGCTCCCCGCCGCCCTCGTGCAGGGCCAGCGCGACTTCTTCGGCGCCCACACGTACAAGCGCATCGACAAGGAAGGCACCTTCCACACGCTGTGGTCGGGCGACCGCACCGAGATCGAAGCCGAAGACACCCACTGA
- a CDS encoding ABC transporter ATP-binding protein: protein MTMIDSDRTETTDAAPAAIYRLHGVTRTYKQKERIVKALTGVDVEIAEGEFVTIQGPTGGGKSTLLQLLGALDRPSAGSVHLGALDISTASNAELGRVRATEIGFVFQGFNLIPTLTAAENVDMALEPLRLAKTERAARVAEALEHVGLADRADHKPTELSGGQQQRVAIARAIVKRPRVLLADEPTGNLDESMRDEILTLLERLNAEGLTLIAVTHDSAVARRASRRLRLEKGTVRDITR from the coding sequence ATGACCATGATCGACAGCGATCGAACCGAGACGACGGATGCCGCGCCCGCGGCCATCTACCGCCTCCACGGGGTCACCCGCACGTACAAGCAGAAGGAGCGGATCGTCAAGGCGCTCACCGGCGTCGACGTCGAGATCGCCGAGGGCGAGTTCGTCACGATCCAGGGGCCGACCGGCGGCGGGAAGTCGACGCTGCTGCAGCTGCTGGGCGCGCTCGACCGGCCGTCCGCCGGCTCGGTGCACCTCGGCGCACTCGACATCTCGACGGCGTCGAACGCCGAGCTCGGGCGCGTCCGTGCCACGGAGATCGGCTTCGTGTTCCAGGGGTTCAACCTGATCCCCACCCTGACCGCCGCCGAGAACGTCGACATGGCGCTCGAACCGCTGCGGCTGGCGAAGACCGAGCGCGCCGCGCGGGTCGCCGAAGCTCTCGAGCACGTCGGGCTCGCCGACCGGGCCGATCACAAGCCGACCGAGCTCTCCGGCGGTCAGCAGCAGCGCGTCGCCATCGCCCGCGCGATCGTGAAGCGCCCGCGCGTGCTGCTCGCCGACGAGCCGACGGGCAACCTCGACGAGAGCATGCGCGACGAGATCCTCACCCTCCTCGAGCGGCTCAACGCCGAGGGGCTGACGCTCATCGCCGTGACGCACGACTCGGCGGTGGCGCGCCGGGCGAGCCGTCGCCTGCGCCTCGAGAAGGGAACCGTGCGCGACATCACGCGGTGA
- a CDS encoding FadR/GntR family transcriptional regulator, with protein MAQASHESVLDDLGVRISSGALPTGKVLTLAGLEADYGVSRTVIREAVRVLEAMGMLASRRRVGVTVQPMTAWSALDPRLIGWQLSGPRRAQQLVVVTELRAAIEPVAARLSAMRASDVQRAEILRLATLLEELGHDGRGDSAEYLAADIAFHDLILDSSGNLMLAATKAPIAAVIAGRSNVGLTPPVPDVEALHNHIQTAAAIARGDAQAAEHHTRRYVDAVLAEVKAES; from the coding sequence GTGGCTCAGGCATCCCATGAATCGGTGCTCGACGACCTCGGGGTCCGCATCTCCTCCGGCGCCCTGCCGACCGGAAAAGTCCTGACCCTCGCGGGACTCGAAGCGGATTACGGCGTCTCGAGGACCGTCATCCGCGAGGCGGTGCGCGTACTCGAGGCGATGGGCATGCTCGCGTCCCGCCGACGGGTCGGCGTCACCGTGCAGCCGATGACGGCGTGGAGCGCGCTCGACCCGAGACTGATCGGCTGGCAGCTCTCCGGGCCCCGCCGCGCGCAGCAGCTCGTCGTCGTCACCGAGCTGCGCGCCGCGATCGAGCCGGTCGCAGCGCGGCTCAGTGCAATGCGCGCAAGCGACGTGCAGCGTGCCGAGATCCTGCGCCTGGCGACGCTCCTCGAGGAGCTCGGCCATGACGGGCGAGGCGACTCCGCGGAGTACCTCGCCGCCGACATCGCCTTCCACGACCTCATCCTCGATTCGAGCGGCAACCTCATGCTCGCCGCGACGAAGGCGCCGATCGCCGCCGTGATCGCCGGGCGCTCGAACGTCGGGCTCACACCGCCCGTCCCCGACGTCGAGGCCCTCCACAACCACATCCAGACGGCCGCCGCCATCGCGCGGGGCGACGCGCAGGCAGCCGAGCACCACACCCGCCGCTACGTGGATGCGGTGCTCGCCGAGGTCAAAGCGGAGAGCTGA
- a CDS encoding phosphoglycerate dehydrogenase yields the protein MKVLVTPTSLCRQPDSAALESLRRAVGEVVLNPFGRPMTESELIDALPGVDGVIAGLDDYSADALAAADRLRVVARYGVGTNNVDLDAARARGIVVTRTPGANALAVAELAVGLTFAVARGIPRLDAAVRAGDWPRGEGRELTGGVFGVVGFGAIGRLVAERARGIGMTPIAYDPMLPDEVFAAAGVERCDLDDLCRRSDVLSLHVPLLPETRHLLDERRLALLPADAIVVNTARGGLIDEAAARAALDAGRIYGVAIDAYETEPPSASPLVGHPRVVSTPHSGGHTREAVARMSEQSIDDLITVLRGEASPNAVSSPL from the coding sequence ATGAAGGTGCTCGTGACCCCCACCTCGCTCTGCCGACAGCCCGACTCGGCAGCACTGGAGTCGCTGCGCCGCGCGGTCGGCGAGGTCGTCCTCAATCCCTTCGGACGTCCGATGACCGAGTCCGAGCTGATCGATGCGCTCCCGGGCGTCGACGGCGTCATCGCCGGGCTCGACGACTACAGCGCCGACGCCCTCGCCGCCGCCGACCGACTGCGGGTCGTGGCCCGCTACGGGGTGGGCACGAACAACGTCGACCTCGACGCGGCCCGCGCCCGTGGCATCGTCGTGACGCGCACTCCGGGGGCCAACGCCCTCGCCGTCGCGGAGCTCGCCGTCGGCCTGACGTTCGCGGTCGCCCGCGGCATCCCGCGCCTCGACGCCGCAGTCCGCGCCGGCGACTGGCCGCGCGGCGAAGGCCGTGAGCTCACCGGGGGAGTGTTCGGCGTCGTCGGGTTCGGGGCGATCGGGCGCCTGGTCGCCGAGCGGGCACGGGGGATCGGCATGACGCCCATCGCCTACGACCCGATGCTGCCGGACGAGGTGTTCGCCGCCGCCGGCGTCGAGCGGTGCGACCTCGACGACCTGTGCCGGCGCAGCGACGTGCTGAGCCTGCACGTGCCGCTGCTGCCCGAGACGCGGCACCTCCTCGACGAGCGCCGGCTGGCGCTGCTCCCTGCGGACGCGATAGTCGTGAACACCGCCCGCGGCGGGCTCATCGACGAGGCTGCGGCGCGTGCCGCACTCGACGCCGGCCGCATCTACGGCGTGGCGATCGACGCGTACGAGACCGAGCCGCCGTCGGCGTCGCCGCTGGTCGGGCACCCGCGCGTGGTGTCCACGCCGCACAGCGGCGGCCACACGCGCGAGGCTGTCGCCCGCATGTCGGAGCAGTCGATCGATGACCTGATCACCGTGCTCCGGGGTGAGGCGTCGCCGAACGCGGTCAGCTCTCCGCTTTGA